A genomic region of Runella rosea contains the following coding sequences:
- a CDS encoding voltage-gated chloride channel family protein, translating into MTEPTPSPYSKIAQLSTVVFVAKWLFMSLIVGVLAGSASAFFLVSLNWVTDWRESHQWIIWLLPLGGFIVGATYHYFGQEVVKGNNQLIEEFHNPKQIIPLKMAPLVLFGTLVTHFFGGSAGREGTAVQMGGAIADQFSKLFKLSPHDRRIILVIGISAGFASVFGTPLAGTVFALEVLIVGRMRYKALLPSLLTALIADYTCHAWDVAHTHYVIPYVPTLHADTLLWSILAGILFGLTALAFSKTVHFWGTFFKSKIAYPPLRPVLGGVVIAVAVWALGTTKYIGLGIPTIVASFQQELPAYDFLLKLLFTTFTLGAGFKGGEVTPLFFIGAALGNALSIFIPLPMALLAGMGFVAVFSGATNTPIACTLMGIELFGADCGVFVGLACVVAFLFSGHSGIYSSQVVEGSKH; encoded by the coding sequence ATGACTGAACCCACCCCCTCTCCTTATTCAAAAATAGCACAATTGTCCACCGTTGTTTTTGTCGCAAAATGGCTATTTATGTCATTGATAGTAGGCGTTTTAGCGGGCTCAGCTTCGGCTTTCTTTCTGGTTTCGTTGAATTGGGTCACCGATTGGCGCGAATCACATCAATGGATTATCTGGTTGCTTCCGCTCGGTGGCTTCATTGTGGGTGCTACTTACCATTATTTTGGGCAGGAGGTAGTCAAAGGAAACAATCAATTGATTGAAGAATTTCACAATCCCAAACAAATCATTCCGCTCAAAATGGCCCCTTTGGTGCTTTTCGGTACGCTCGTCACCCACTTTTTTGGGGGTTCAGCGGGGCGCGAAGGTACGGCAGTGCAGATGGGCGGAGCAATTGCCGATCAGTTTAGCAAACTGTTCAAACTCTCGCCTCATGACCGCCGCATTATCTTAGTCATCGGAATCAGTGCGGGATTTGCGTCGGTTTTCGGCACCCCACTTGCAGGAACGGTCTTTGCGTTGGAGGTATTGATTGTGGGCCGAATGCGCTACAAAGCCCTTTTACCGAGTTTATTAACGGCGCTCATCGCCGATTATACCTGCCACGCCTGGGACGTAGCCCATACGCACTACGTCATTCCGTACGTGCCAACGCTACACGCCGACACGCTTTTGTGGAGTATTTTGGCGGGTATTTTATTCGGTTTGACCGCATTGGCATTTTCCAAAACGGTGCATTTTTGGGGCACTTTTTTTAAGTCTAAAATCGCCTACCCTCCGCTGCGGCCCGTTTTGGGCGGCGTTGTGATTGCGGTAGCTGTATGGGCCTTAGGCACCACCAAATACATCGGCTTGGGCATTCCCACGATTGTGGCCTCTTTTCAGCAGGAACTACCCGCCTACGATTTTCTCCTCAAGCTACTTTTCACTACCTTCACGTTGGGTGCAGGCTTTAAGGGCGGCGAAGTCACGCCGCTGTTTTTTATCGGAGCGGCCCTCGGCAACGCACTGTCGATATTTATTCCCCTACCCATGGCGCTTTTGGCAGGGATGGGGTTTGTGGCGGTCTTTTCCGGTGCTACCAATACCCCCATTGCCTGCACTTTGATGGGCATTGAACTTTTTGGTGCTGATTGCGGTGTTTTTGTCGGACTTGCCTGCGTTGTGGCATTCCTCTTTTCAGGCCATTCAGGGATTTATAGTTCGCAGGTTGTAGAGGGTTCTAAACATTAA
- a CDS encoding carotenoid biosynthesis protein, translating into MYSYLSQLRSPAGQRVIFIVLPLMHLAGFIGLQYPPTQALFKALVPFHLLSSLALLLLFHTEWNKNMFIFCTVAYFVGFTIEALGVHTGLIFGQYHYGATLGWKFVEIPLVIGANWLVLIYCAGVVANTWSQAPLVKTLLAATVVVVLDVLIEPVAIRLDFWQWTDNTVPLQNYLAWYMVAFGLLWLFYKLPFHKQNRLAGLLLICQFAFFLSHNVAYFIE; encoded by the coding sequence ATGTATTCTTATTTAAGCCAACTTCGATCTCCAGCTGGCCAACGCGTTATTTTTATTGTGTTGCCACTCATGCACTTAGCCGGTTTTATCGGGTTACAGTACCCGCCAACGCAAGCGCTTTTCAAAGCACTGGTTCCTTTTCACCTGCTGAGTTCATTAGCGCTATTGTTGCTTTTTCATACCGAATGGAACAAAAATATGTTTATTTTTTGCACAGTAGCTTACTTTGTCGGATTTACGATTGAAGCTTTGGGCGTACATACAGGTCTCATTTTCGGTCAATATCATTACGGCGCAACCCTAGGATGGAAATTCGTCGAAATTCCTTTGGTAATTGGTGCCAATTGGCTTGTACTTATCTATTGCGCAGGAGTGGTGGCAAATACATGGAGTCAAGCCCCATTGGTCAAAACACTCCTCGCGGCAACGGTGGTGGTAGTGCTGGATGTTTTAATTGAACCCGTTGCCATCCGATTGGATTTCTGGCAATGGACCGACAATACAGTGCCTTTGCAAAACTACCTAGCTTGGTATATGGTTGCCTTTGGTTTATTGTGGTTGTTTTATAAACTTCCATTTCACAAACAAAATCGATTGGCGGGATTATTACTGATCTGCCAATTCGCTTTTTTTTTATCCCACAACGTCGCTTACTTTATTGAATAA
- a CDS encoding RNA polymerase sigma factor, giving the protein MFFRKKTNFTEDDLEDVIRACLNNDGRAQRMLFQQFFGYAKGISLRYSSSMEEAEEILNESFLKVFQHLDRYDLNQPFKAWLRTIVVNTAISYYRRNQKFHGEIGLDNIHEPSIDESVIDQISAEEILALVQQLKPIYRTVFTMHVVDGYQLREIADVLNFNEATVRSHFARARTRLQELVKQSYPFFAEGNADQKFK; this is encoded by the coding sequence TTGTTTTTTAGAAAGAAAACCAACTTTACCGAAGATGACCTAGAAGACGTCATTCGAGCGTGTCTGAACAACGACGGGCGCGCGCAGCGAATGCTTTTTCAACAGTTTTTCGGGTACGCAAAAGGCATAAGTCTCCGTTATTCGTCCTCGATGGAAGAAGCCGAAGAAATCTTGAATGAAAGCTTTTTAAAAGTTTTCCAGCACCTCGACCGCTACGACCTGAACCAACCCTTCAAAGCATGGTTGAGAACCATTGTGGTCAACACCGCCATCAGCTATTACCGTAGGAATCAGAAGTTTCACGGAGAAATTGGGTTAGACAATATCCACGAACCTTCGATTGACGAATCGGTCATTGATCAGATTTCGGCCGAGGAGATTTTGGCCTTGGTGCAACAGTTGAAGCCCATTTATCGTACAGTATTTACGATGCACGTTGTCGATGGCTACCAGCTCCGCGAAATTGCCGATGTACTCAATTTTAACGAAGCAACCGTACGTTCTCATTTTGCTAGGGCCCGTACGCGGCTTCAAGAACTGGTCAAACAATCGTACCCTTTCTTTGCGGAAGGCAATGCCGACCAGAAATTTAAGTAG
- a CDS encoding MerR family transcriptional regulator, protein MSHYSIRDLEQLSGIKAHTLRIWEQRYNIIQPKRTDTNIRMYDDHDLKLVLNISLLKDHGFKISEISKLPLDEMAKEVIAISDKKLNYPDQIHALTISMIDLDEERFEKIISTNFLQFGFENTMLNIIYPFLSRVGTLWMTGSIGPAQEHFMSNLIRQKVIVAIDGQVIKHRPDVKKFLLYLPEGELHEIGLLFATYVIRSRNHKVIYLGQTLPFNELIFAHEVHKPDFIFSILTSVPANEEVQPYVDRLCSQFPETQILLTGYQVVGQDIQTGPNAAIINKTEDLVDYLH, encoded by the coding sequence ATGAGCCATTATTCTATCCGAGATTTAGAGCAGCTTTCTGGAATCAAAGCGCACACGTTGCGTATCTGGGAGCAACGCTATAACATCATTCAGCCCAAACGTACGGATACCAACATCCGTATGTATGACGACCACGACCTTAAATTAGTCCTCAATATCTCGTTACTCAAAGACCACGGGTTCAAAATATCTGAGATTTCAAAATTACCGCTTGACGAGATGGCCAAAGAAGTCATTGCCATTTCGGACAAAAAACTAAATTATCCCGACCAAATTCACGCCCTTACCATTTCAATGATTGATTTGGACGAAGAGCGTTTTGAGAAAATCATCAGTACCAATTTTTTGCAGTTTGGGTTTGAGAATACGATGCTCAATATTATTTATCCTTTTTTGAGTCGTGTCGGAACCCTCTGGATGACTGGCTCCATCGGGCCCGCCCAAGAGCACTTCATGAGCAACCTCATTCGCCAAAAAGTAATTGTGGCCATTGATGGACAAGTGATTAAACACCGTCCCGATGTTAAGAAGTTTTTGTTGTATTTACCCGAAGGGGAATTGCACGAAATCGGGCTTCTTTTTGCTACTTATGTGATTCGTTCGCGCAACCACAAAGTGATTTATCTGGGACAAACGCTGCCTTTCAATGAATTGATTTTTGCCCACGAGGTACACAAACCCGATTTTATTTTCTCGATACTCACTTCAGTGCCTGCCAACGAAGAGGTACAACCCTACGTTGACAGGCTATGTAGTCAGTTTCCTGAGACTCAAATTTTATTGACGGGTTATCAAGTAGTCGGTCAGGACATTCAAACGGGCCCCAATGCCGCTATTATCAACAAAACCGAAGATTTAGTAGATTATCTTCATTAA
- a CDS encoding DUF4249 family protein gives MKKYMQSLVFAVGSVCLLNSCTETNTVISSVEKPVIEAFLAPGKPISLTLMTVIGYSESADAADSLARPIDGQTIQIKVSDGSVFKLESIGEGLYVSKSTELVKFGLTYTLDFSYNGLPISATTVIPTRPTGFTLSKNFVNRTQINLGSGGFGGPGGFQEDRTPIEATWDNPNGEYHFIAFINTESNPESIVILPTDTTGTNPFRFINRRFNNEPTTATVSNIQPQSFQYFGKHYAVLYRLNPDYAALYRSAGTTTQNISTPPTAITNGLGIFTGINADTLLFTVNKY, from the coding sequence ATGAAAAAGTATATGCAATCGCTCGTGTTTGCCGTAGGAAGTGTCTGTTTATTAAACAGTTGTACGGAGACGAACACGGTAATTAGTTCGGTAGAAAAACCCGTCATTGAGGCATTTTTAGCACCGGGCAAACCCATTAGTTTGACCCTGATGACTGTAATTGGGTACTCTGAGTCGGCAGATGCTGCCGATTCTTTGGCCCGACCGATTGACGGTCAAACCATCCAAATAAAAGTGAGCGATGGAAGTGTTTTTAAGTTGGAGTCGATAGGGGAAGGGCTGTATGTTTCCAAAAGTACAGAATTGGTCAAATTTGGATTAACCTATACGTTAGATTTTTCTTATAACGGCCTGCCTATTTCGGCCACTACGGTGATTCCTACGCGACCGACGGGTTTTACCTTGAGTAAAAATTTTGTGAATCGTACCCAAATCAATTTAGGTAGCGGGGGCTTCGGCGGGCCGGGTGGTTTTCAGGAAGACCGCACGCCCATTGAAGCTACTTGGGACAATCCCAACGGGGAGTACCATTTTATTGCGTTTATCAACACGGAATCGAATCCTGAATCCATCGTGATTTTACCGACAGATACGACTGGCACGAATCCGTTTCGGTTTATCAATCGGCGGTTTAACAATGAGCCTACCACCGCTACCGTATCAAACATTCAACCCCAATCGTTTCAGTATTTCGGGAAACATTATGCCGTGCTGTATCGACTCAATCCAGACTACGCGGCGTTGTACCGCTCGGCTGGAACGACTACCCAAAACATCAGCACGCCACCCACCGCAATCACCAACGGATTGGGGATTTTTACGGGTATAAATGCTGATACACTGTTGTTTACGGTTAATAAGTATTGA
- a CDS encoding carboxypeptidase-like regulatory domain-containing protein gives MRKFLPILLVMTGLISHAQNLTTPADSVAAMIIKDEFYNNKPLNEVIADLQKKYKFKIGYNVELLKKYRVSYWFDNTKLLDGIKGTLKETKDLTFYIDEANVIQIVPKTATQVLQNARKEFDTRYRGQPTRTDFTLMGKVVERKTNESMPFATVAVLGSKIGVQTNVDGYYTLLKVPSDTVTILVSYVGYKNATVHLSPQTPLQNFIIEIEPGEQELEEVMVMGEKTEVLKANEIVGMIKMTPKNLAKLPNIGERDPFRAFQLMPGVSASNESSSGLYVRGGTPDQTLVLYDGFTVYHVDHLFGFFSAFNYNALKDIQLYKGGFDAKFGGRISAVAEITGKDGNKNQFNMGADLSLLSMNGFIETPLNKKTTLLIAARRSYQGALYEKIFSTFTSERQTNVTQPGLGGRPGGPGRFGNNATQDQTAKSYFYDLNAKLTWNLSKKDIVTWSLYNGTDKMDNSSASSFNFGRQTIFGASTSTNDVSAWGNLGSSVKWSRRWNDKLYSNMLVSYSNFYSNRDNTRSVVNTIPATDSTVATTRNINIGQVETNDLKDFTAKIDFEYKLTPHNQLEFGVHATANTIHYNYVQNDTVNVLSKNDKGTITSFYVQDQIRLLDTKLLIKPGIRANYFDVTKKWYVEPRLSATYALNERVKLKMALGRYYQFAKQINREDLTQGNRSYWLLADGDALPVTKSNHLILGGSYEFKEYLVDVELYQKNNVGITEYTLRFVPQIRQGLSVQETFFNGDETVRGMDVLVQRKFGKFNGWIGYTLSEAVRDVTIFSERPYYSDQDVRHQFKFIGSYRWKNIDFALTQIISSGRPYTSIVGAYQINLLDGSVRSFTMPSDKNASRFSSYNRLDISATYNARWGSVGLSVFNLYNRKNVWYKRFEVITEGDESVLQTTNVNYLGFTPNLTISWKLR, from the coding sequence ATGAGAAAATTTCTACCCATCCTCCTCGTGATGACCGGGCTGATTTCCCACGCCCAAAACCTAACAACCCCCGCTGATTCAGTAGCGGCGATGATTATCAAAGATGAGTTTTATAACAATAAACCGCTGAATGAGGTCATTGCAGATTTGCAAAAAAAATACAAATTCAAGATTGGTTATAATGTTGAGTTGTTGAAAAAGTATCGCGTTTCGTACTGGTTTGATAACACCAAGTTGTTGGATGGTATCAAAGGAACCCTGAAAGAAACCAAAGACCTGACGTTTTACATTGATGAGGCCAACGTAATTCAGATTGTGCCCAAAACCGCAACGCAGGTACTCCAAAATGCCCGTAAAGAATTTGATACGCGGTATAGGGGGCAGCCAACCCGTACCGATTTTACGTTGATGGGCAAGGTCGTGGAACGAAAAACCAACGAAAGTATGCCTTTCGCGACCGTAGCGGTGTTGGGCAGTAAAATTGGCGTGCAGACCAACGTAGACGGGTATTATACTCTCCTAAAAGTGCCCTCAGATACCGTAACAATCTTGGTCAGTTATGTAGGTTACAAAAATGCCACTGTGCATCTTTCGCCGCAGACACCCCTGCAAAATTTCATCATTGAAATTGAACCCGGTGAGCAAGAGTTGGAAGAGGTCATGGTCATGGGTGAAAAAACCGAAGTGTTGAAGGCCAATGAAATCGTGGGGATGATAAAAATGACGCCCAAGAACTTGGCAAAATTGCCTAATATTGGCGAGCGTGACCCCTTCAGAGCCTTCCAATTGATGCCAGGCGTGAGTGCTTCCAACGAATCTTCGTCGGGTTTGTACGTGCGCGGTGGCACGCCCGACCAGACACTGGTTTTGTACGATGGTTTTACGGTTTATCATGTTGACCACTTATTTGGGTTTTTCTCCGCTTTTAATTACAACGCCCTCAAAGACATACAGTTATACAAGGGTGGCTTTGATGCCAAATTTGGCGGGAGGATTTCGGCAGTGGCCGAAATTACGGGTAAAGACGGCAATAAGAACCAGTTTAACATGGGAGCCGATCTGAGTTTGTTGAGCATGAATGGCTTCATTGAAACGCCCCTCAATAAAAAAACAACGCTGTTGATTGCGGCGCGGCGCTCGTATCAGGGAGCGTTGTACGAGAAAATATTCAGTACGTTTACATCAGAGCGTCAGACAAATGTAACCCAGCCTGGATTAGGCGGAAGGCCCGGCGGACCGGGGCGTTTTGGAAACAATGCCACGCAAGACCAAACTGCAAAATCTTATTTTTATGACCTAAATGCCAAACTTACCTGGAATCTTTCGAAGAAAGACATCGTCACGTGGAGCCTTTACAACGGCACCGACAAAATGGATAATTCATCGGCGTCATCTTTCAATTTTGGGCGACAAACCATTTTTGGGGCTTCTACATCTACCAATGATGTGTCGGCGTGGGGGAATTTGGGCAGCAGTGTGAAGTGGTCTAGACGCTGGAACGATAAGCTCTACAGTAATATGCTGGTCAGTTACTCCAATTTTTACAGTAATCGCGACAATACTCGGTCTGTAGTCAATACCATACCGGCCACCGATAGCACCGTTGCAACCACCCGAAATATTAATATCGGTCAAGTGGAAACCAATGATTTAAAGGATTTTACGGCCAAAATAGATTTTGAATATAAACTTACGCCGCACAACCAACTGGAGTTTGGGGTTCACGCCACGGCCAATACCATTCATTATAATTACGTCCAAAATGACACCGTAAATGTGTTGAGCAAAAACGACAAGGGAACCATCACTTCGTTTTATGTACAGGATCAGATTCGGTTGTTGGACACCAAATTGTTAATCAAACCGGGCATTCGGGCCAACTATTTTGACGTTACGAAGAAATGGTATGTGGAGCCGAGATTGAGCGCAACGTATGCGTTGAACGAGCGTGTAAAACTCAAAATGGCCTTGGGACGTTATTATCAATTTGCCAAACAAATCAATCGGGAAGATTTGACGCAAGGCAACCGCAGTTATTGGCTGTTGGCCGATGGCGACGCGTTGCCCGTAACGAAGTCCAACCACCTGATTTTGGGCGGAAGTTATGAATTCAAAGAGTATTTGGTGGATGTAGAACTCTATCAAAAAAACAATGTAGGCATTACGGAATATACATTACGTTTTGTGCCGCAGATTCGCCAAGGACTGAGCGTGCAGGAAACGTTTTTTAACGGAGATGAGACCGTTCGGGGAATGGATGTGCTGGTGCAGCGTAAATTTGGGAAATTCAACGGATGGATAGGCTACACGCTCTCCGAAGCGGTGCGGGATGTGACCATTTTTTCGGAGCGACCCTATTATTCTGACCAAGATGTGCGACACCAGTTTAAGTTTATCGGCTCTTATCGTTGGAAAAACATAGATTTTGCCCTTACGCAAATCATCTCCTCGGGGCGTCCATATACTTCGATTGTGGGGGCGTATCAAATCAATCTTTTGGACGGTTCTGTTCGGTCATTTACGATGCCTTCCGACAAAAACGCCAGCCGTTTTTCATCCTATAACCGATTGGATATTTCCGCTACTTACAATGCCCGCTGGGGGAGTGTGGGGCTGTCGGTGTTTAACCTGTACAACCGCAAAAATGTCTGGTATAAACGGTTTGAAGTAATCACCGAAGGCGATGAGAGTGTACTTCAAACCACCAACGTCAATTACTTAGGGTTTACGCCCAACCTTACCATTAGTTGGAAGCTGCGTTAG
- a CDS encoding GatB/YqeY domain-containing protein — MSLKQRIDEDIKQAMRDKNQDTLRALRAIKSLILLEETKEGANGISADDELKLLTKAAKQRRDSAAIYEQQNRPDLLEKEIAEIAVIEKYLPKQLTEDEVKTKLQEIIDRVGAKAPSDMGKVMGLAMKELAGQTDGKVVQTLVKSLLA; from the coding sequence ATGTCACTCAAACAACGCATAGACGAAGACATCAAACAAGCCATGCGCGACAAAAATCAGGATACGTTGCGGGCATTAAGAGCCATTAAGTCGTTAATTTTATTGGAAGAAACCAAAGAAGGAGCCAATGGAATCAGCGCCGATGATGAATTGAAGCTGCTGACGAAGGCCGCTAAACAACGCCGTGACTCTGCCGCCATTTATGAGCAGCAAAACCGCCCCGATTTGCTTGAAAAAGAAATTGCGGAAATTGCAGTTATTGAAAAATATTTGCCAAAACAACTCACCGAAGATGAGGTAAAAACCAAACTTCAGGAAATTATTGACCGCGTAGGTGCAAAAGCTCCATCAGACATGGGCAAAGTAATGGGTCTGGCTATGAAAGAGCTGGCTGGGCAAACCGACGGAAAGGTAGTGCAGACGTTAGTGAAGAGTTTGTTGGCCTAA
- a CDS encoding putative toxin-antitoxin system toxin component, PIN family yields the protein MLNKRFDLYVSNEILTEYEEQISQRLGIERTNLQLRELLNLSNVYCIEPFYNWQLIEIDPDDNKFCDCAVACGADYLVTNDHHYDILTSIPFPPIETLKAENFLQMLF from the coding sequence TTGTTAAATAAAAGATTTGATTTGTATGTAAGTAACGAAATTTTGACCGAGTATGAAGAGCAAATCAGTCAAAGGTTAGGAATAGAACGCACTAACTTACAGCTTCGAGAATTACTTAATCTTTCCAATGTATATTGTATTGAACCTTTTTACAATTGGCAATTGATTGAAATTGACCCTGATGACAATAAATTTTGCGATTGTGCTGTAGCTTGTGGAGCCGATTACCTTGTCACAAACGACCATCATTACGATATTTTAACATCTATTCCTTTTCCTCCAATTGAGACTCTCAAGGCGGAGAATTTTCTTCAAATGCTGTTTTAA
- a CDS encoding PepSY-like domain-containing protein, whose protein sequence is MKKSLVILFALCGLFLVSCNRDEVNAVDEDLTEMVELSAARSAAVTDTVTKQKCKGKLTEVAAADLPAAITTYITTNYAGSEIQFAGKDTEGKIVVGLKLADGTSKGLLFNADGTFNKALEKYGKGAKLTKVETAALPAAITTYITANYAGYEIKKAGTNEAGEFYVAVKLDTAVKVLKFAANGTFIEATTPPAHPEGKGKRSKHGK, encoded by the coding sequence ATGAAAAAATCACTTGTTATCCTGTTTGCGTTGTGTGGGTTGTTTTTAGTGAGCTGTAACCGCGACGAGGTGAATGCTGTAGATGAGGATTTGACCGAAATGGTCGAACTGTCGGCGGCGCGTAGTGCGGCGGTGACGGATACCGTTACCAAACAAAAATGCAAAGGTAAATTGACCGAAGTAGCCGCTGCTGATTTGCCCGCTGCAATCACCACGTATATCACCACCAATTATGCGGGATCTGAAATTCAGTTTGCTGGAAAAGACACTGAAGGTAAGATTGTGGTAGGCCTAAAATTAGCCGATGGTACTTCTAAAGGTTTGCTCTTCAACGCCGACGGGACCTTCAATAAAGCCCTTGAAAAATACGGTAAAGGTGCCAAATTGACGAAGGTAGAAACAGCAGCTTTGCCAGCTGCCATCACCACCTACATCACCGCCAACTATGCAGGCTACGAAATCAAGAAAGCAGGCACAAATGAAGCGGGTGAATTTTACGTTGCCGTCAAATTGGATACTGCTGTTAAAGTATTAAAATTTGCCGCCAACGGTACATTTATTGAGGCCACTACCCCTCCTGCCCATCCTGAAGGAAAAGGCAAACGCTCAAAGCATGGTAAATAA
- a CDS encoding Rossmann-like and DUF2520 domain-containing protein codes for MRISFVGAGNVAWHLAQALEHAGHHIVEVFSRDTRNARRLVNKLYDTTVAPDLDFAESAAELIILAVADDALDEVMQRLVLPEECILVHTSGTKTLEELERLVGIYSDVPAHTGVFYPLQTFSREVPIQFTEVPLCIEASEPDTESILIKLAQDLSNVVYIMSSEERAIMHVAAVFACNFTNHLFAISKRMLDAEHLEFDLLKPLIRETVRKALEAPDPAMVQTGPARRGDHQIIERHLDYLERYPAYQGLYEVLTESIMRK; via the coding sequence ATGCGTATTTCATTTGTCGGGGCTGGCAACGTAGCCTGGCATTTAGCACAGGCGCTTGAACATGCCGGCCACCATATTGTAGAGGTTTTCAGTCGCGATACCCGCAACGCCCGCCGTCTGGTCAATAAATTATATGACACCACGGTAGCACCTGATTTGGATTTTGCCGAAAGTGCCGCCGAGCTCATCATTTTGGCCGTGGCCGACGACGCACTCGACGAGGTCATGCAGCGTCTGGTGTTGCCAGAAGAATGCATCCTTGTGCACACCTCAGGTACCAAAACCTTGGAAGAACTTGAACGTTTGGTTGGTATTTATAGCGATGTTCCCGCCCATACGGGAGTTTTTTATCCGCTTCAGACCTTCAGCAGAGAAGTGCCCATTCAGTTTACGGAAGTACCGCTTTGCATTGAAGCCTCAGAGCCTGATACGGAATCCATCCTCATTAAATTGGCGCAAGACCTCAGCAACGTGGTATACATCATGAGTTCCGAAGAACGGGCCATCATGCACGTGGCGGCGGTGTTTGCCTGCAACTTCACCAACCATCTTTTTGCCATTTCAAAACGAATGCTAGACGCCGAGCATTTGGAATTTGATTTGTTAAAACCACTTATTCGTGAAACCGTCCGAAAAGCCCTAGAAGCCCCCGACCCCGCCATGGTCCAGACCGGCCCAGCGCGGCGCGGTGATCATCAAATCATCGAACGACATTTAGACTACCTTGAGCGCTATCCCGCTTATCAGGGTTTATACGAAGTATTGACCGAGAGTATCATGAGAAAGTAG
- a CDS encoding CvpA family protein produces MNTLDLLIIIPLAWGAFNGYRKGLLIEIVGVAAFVIAMIVGFKFLRFGTDLLAPYLTAELVRRFLPFVGFSVIFFPTVFMVNRLGYSMRSMLRYTLLGTLDNLAGAAVGIFTWVFGISVFFWLLSTVGIQIPPKYRMESFLYDYTVPIAPQIISVISDWIPVGGNLIREWGRGDG; encoded by the coding sequence ATGAACACATTAGATTTATTGATTATTATCCCCCTTGCTTGGGGGGCTTTTAATGGCTATCGCAAAGGTCTCCTGATTGAAATTGTGGGAGTGGCTGCCTTTGTGATAGCCATGATTGTAGGATTTAAGTTTCTGCGCTTCGGAACCGACCTGCTGGCGCCTTATCTTACCGCAGAGCTGGTAAGGCGCTTCCTACCTTTTGTTGGTTTTTCCGTTATTTTCTTCCCGACCGTTTTTATGGTCAATCGCCTAGGGTATTCGATGCGCTCTATGCTACGTTATACTTTGCTGGGTACCCTCGACAACCTCGCGGGGGCGGCCGTGGGTATCTTTACTTGGGTGTTTGGCATCAGTGTTTTCTTTTGGCTATTGAGCACCGTAGGTATTCAGATACCACCCAAGTACCGCATGGAAAGCTTTCTGTATGACTATACCGTTCCTATTGCCCCCCAAATCATTAGTGTAATCTCAGACTGGATTCCGGTGGGTGGAAATTTGATTCGCGAATGGGGAAGAGGGGATGGCTAA